Within Legionella birminghamensis, the genomic segment TCATTTTAAATTTGCTCCCTGATTATTTCCTGATAGGCAGTCATTAAACGGTTGCGTACCTGTTCCAGAAATTGAAAAGACAGTTTGGCTTCCTCCATATTGATCATCACTTGATGGAGGTTAACGCTCTGCCCGCTGACCAGTTGCTGCAAAGAATCATCCGCTTCAATTAATTTGCTATTCATTTGCTGAAGTGGGGCAGCAAGCCAATGACCGAACTCCCCCGCCTGGCTGATGGGCTGTTCTTTCATCAATTCAATTTTGAAATGATTGACGGGTTCTATGGTCATCGTTCGTCTCCAATAGTAAACGTTTGCATAAACAGGCTGTGCGCGGTATTAAATACTTTGATATTCGCTTCATAGGCTCGCGAAGCGTTTAATAATGTAGTCATTTCATCGACAGTATTAATTCCTGGATAATGGATATAGCCCTGTTCATCAGCCTCTGGGTGTTCCGGCTGGTAAACTTTGTTGGGCGGCAGCATTTTAGGAGCCAGTGCTGCAGTGCTCCATTCGCCGCTTTCTGTCAGATAGTCGTTGAAACTTCGGCTGGGGGCGATGACTTGCATTGGCTGGAAACCACTGCCATCGCTTTTTAATAAGCTATGCTGGTTAGCAATGTTATAAGCTACTGTATCAATACGTAATTTTTCAATTTGCATGCCCTGGGCAGCAATGGAGTAAACCAGATTGTAATTCATGCCTGATTACTCCCGTGCAAAGCCATCTTCATAATGGCCAGTTTATGGTTCAGTCCTTTAATCAGTGCGCGAAACTGAGTGGCATTGTTAATGCCAAGTGCAATTTGCTCATCCAGTGCAGGCCGCGAATCGCTTTCATGAATTTGCGGTTTCAAATCAGATAGTCTATTGAGATTGAAATCAAGATCGGCCAATTGCTGCTCAAAAAGGACTTCCGTGGCCTGGTAGCCGGGCGTATTGATATTGGCTATATTGGCCGCAATGGACGTTTGCCGCATCACCGCGGCATCCAGTCCGAGTTTTATCAGTGTGATGGTACTATCCTGAAACATTTTTTGTACTCCTATTGAACAATTAATTCTGCATGCAAAGCGCCAGCCCGCTTCAGGCTCTCTAAAATGGCAATCATGTCGCGCGTGCTAATCTTGACCTTATTAAGCGCCGTAATTAAATCGGCAATGGTGGCTCCCTGTTCGAGATAAATGGATTGTCCGGCGTTTTCCTTGACTTCGATATTCGTTGAGGGAGTAATTGCTGTTCGAATGGACGAGTTGCTATTAAAAAGCATTGCCGGTTGCGACACCTTATAATCACTGGCAATTGCAATCTGGAGATTACCCTGTGAAATACTCACTGCATCCAGTTTGACATCCGCACCTGCTACGACCACGCCTGTCCTTTCGTTCACAACGACGGTCGGCAGGTTGTCAGGGATAATAATGATATTTTCCAATTGGCTAATGAAACGGACATAATGGTGTTTTGCAGCAGCGGGAGGTCGAATCTCAATGTCCTGGGCACTGCGGGCAATTGCTGTATTTTCACCAAAACGCTTGTTAACAGCCGTTTCAACGTTATCGGCTGTTGTAAAATCAGGGTGATTCAGAATCAAATGCAATTCACCACCTTTATCAACAAGCTCATTGTAGAGCGTTTTTTCAACGATAGCCCCGCCGGAGATAATGCCCGAGGTGGGGTGGTTTTTTTGTACCACATTACCGAATAAATCATATTTGAATCCGCCGAGGGAGATGGGACCCTGGGCCAGCGCATAAACATGATTATCCGGTCCCTTTAGGGGAGTGATTAATAAAGTCCCTCCTAACAAACTTTTGGCATCACCCAATGAGGAGACATTGATATCCAGCTTGTCTCCCTGATGGACATTGGCAGGTAGGTTGGCGGTGATTATAACCGCCGCACTATTGCGGCTGGTGATGTCCCTGGCGCTGATATTAATGCCAAAACTCTGCAGTAGATTGGAAATGGCCTGGGTTGTATCTTTATTTCGATGCGAATCGCCAGAGCCTGCCAGGCCAATGACCAGACCGTAGCCCGTAATCGGATTTTCCTGAAGCCCGGATAAATGGGCGAGGGATTTGAGGCGTACACTGGCAAAGCTGTTTAAAACCAGGAGTTGCAGGCAAGCAATGAAAAACAGTTTTCTTAGCTCAGGCATCATACCAACCCCATAAAGGACATAATTTTGTAAATGCTGTTATAACGTTGAGAATTAGAAACCGAACCGTCGCCGGTATAACTGATATGGGCATCGGCAATTCGGGTGGATAAAACGGTATTCTGCGGGCTTATATCTTCCGGCCTGACGATACCGCTTAGCAGAATCCTTTGTTGCTCCCCATTAATTTGAATTAATTGGTAACCTTCCAATTCGAAACTTCCATTGGGACAAACTGTTTTGATTCTTACCGTAAGAGAGGCTTTAATTTTACCGTTTCGACCGGTTTGCGCTTTGCTATGGCCTTTGCCGCTTAAGCCAAAACGCAAATCATAGCGTTTCTGATTGTAACTGGCTTCGAGAGCGGTTTTGATTTCCTTGCCCGAGGCTAAATCAGCGCTGGTTTGCGCATTAGAGGTTTCCAATACAATAACGGTGAGTAAATCGCCGGGTGCCGAGGCGCTGCGGTCAGATATCAGGGAACGATAATTAAGATCATTATACAGGTTGGCAGCTTCAATCGGTTTGGACAAAACGAGAACGAGGCTGGTCAGTAATGCAAATTGCTTATTCATCATGGTTTCTCTAATCGCGAAGCTCATTGATCATTTTTTCCAGTTCATCAGCAATCTGTACTGTTTTCGCATTCAGCTGATAGACGCGTTGCGCCATGGTTAACTGCATGAGTGAAGCGACCATGTCCACATTGGACGCTTCAATTTGTTTCTGTAAGAGCTGTCCCATTCCATTGCTTCCGGGATTGTCAACAATGCAGTCACCACTATCGGCGGTAGCCTGGAAAAGTCCGGAGCCAACCGGGTTTAATCGTCCAGGATCAGCAAATCGTGCCAGGCTGATGGTGCCCAGTGACTGGGGTTCGGAGTCTGTGCCTGACATCATTTCCACGTCGCCATTTTTCTGGATGATGATGTCAGTGTAATCTTCAGGAATTTGAATATTATCTGAAAGGCGTAAACCGTCTGCTGTACAAAGATAGCCTTCGCTGTCGATGGAAAAGCTCGAGCTGCGGGTATAAGCCAGACTGCCGTCAGCCTGCAGTACCTGAAAAAATCCATTTCCATCGATGGCCAGATCATTCCAGCTTGTCCCGGCTTTTAACGGACCCTGGCTAAAATCCTTTGTGGATTTAATAATAGCGGTTCCCAAGCCTATTTTGATACTGGATTGCTGAACATGCTTGCTGTCGATATTCTGGTACAATACATCGGAGAAACTTAATTTGCTGGCTTTGTAATTTGGAGTGTTGAGATTGGCAATATCATTGGCAATCTTGTCGATAAAATATTCTTCCGATTTTAAACCACTGGCGGCAATTGAAAGCGCGTCAGACATTTCCTTCTCCTAATTGGCTAATTGCAGTTGAAAGCAGGTTATTGCTTGTTTTCATAATGCGTTGCACCGCTTCGAAATGACGCGAAATTTTTAACATCTCGGTCATTTCATCAACGGATTTCACATTGGATTGTTCCAGCGAAAACTGTAAGATGGTCGTTTCTTCGGGAGCCGGTTGCGGCGACTCCTTGCTGTAATAAAGACCTTCACCCTGATACTGAAGCGATTCAGGCTGCGTGAAATCAACAAGGCCTATTTGATCAATGGGCTGTTTGTCAGCAAATACCTCTCCTCTGGTATTGATGGAGAAATCCTTGTCATCAATACGTATTGGTCCGTTCCTTCCTAATAATTTTCCGCCGTTTTCAGTCACCAGCTCACCATCCTGACTGATGTGAAAATCGCCGCGGCGTGTATAGTAAATCCCTTCAGTGGTTTGGATTTGAAAAAAGCCTTTTCCGCCTATTGCCAGCTCAGAACGCTGCCTTGATGGCGCTACTGTGCCTTGTTGGAAGTCGCTAACCGAGGCCATCTGCTGAACAACCGTATCAAAATCAGGAAAATCCAAAGCTGGTAAACCCTGGCTGCCAATGATTTGCCGTTTATAGCCCGTTGTCTGCAGGTTGCTTACATTCTGGCTGAGCATTTGCAGGCGGTATTGATCCTGTAATAATGCAATTTGAGTTGTTTTAATAGCGGATAACATAAAAACTCCTATTGAATAACGCCAAACGATTCAACCTGAATGTGAATGGGGATTTCACTTAAAGAGAGAATTGTTAAGTGCGGAATAATTCGTTGGGTGAATAGTTTTAATTGCCTGCGAAGCATGGGTGAGCAGAGCAATACCGGTTTTTTACGTTCTGTCAGCATTTTTTCAACCTCCAGAGATAGCGATTTGATTAATTTTTCAGTCTGCGAGGGATCAAGATGGAGATGGTTGTTTGTCAGATTTTTAGCAAGTGACTGCTCCATAGCTGGAGCCAGGGTTAAAACAGGCAAAGGCGCCTGATGATTCACAAGTTTCTGGCAGATCTGAGAGGAAAGGCGAATGCGTACCAACTCAGTAAGATGGTTGACGTCCTGAGTGGCTTTGCCATGTTCCAGCAATACCTCAAGAATAAGGGGTAAATGGCGTATAGATACTTTTTCGGACAAAAGATTTTGCAGAATCTTTTGTACCTGACCCATTTGGAGCAGGGCTGGAATTAACTCCTCACGTAATTTACTGACCTCAGCCTGCTCCAGTAATGCATCGACTTCGTTGCGGGTTAATAACTCAGCCAAGGCAGA encodes:
- the fliE gene encoding flagellar hook-basal body complex protein FliE, whose translation is MTIEPVNHFKIELMKEQPISQAGEFGHWLAAPLQQMNSKLIEADDSLQQLVSGQSVNLHQVMINMEEAKLSFQFLEQVRNRLMTAYQEIIREQI
- the flgC gene encoding flagellar basal body rod protein FlgC — its product is MNYNLVYSIAAQGMQIEKLRIDTVAYNIANQHSLLKSDGSGFQPMQVIAPSRSFNDYLTESGEWSTAALAPKMLPPNKVYQPEHPEADEQGYIHYPGINTVDEMTTLLNASRAYEANIKVFNTAHSLFMQTFTIGDER
- a CDS encoding flagellar basal body rod protein FlgB — translated: MFQDSTITLIKLGLDAAVMRQTSIAANIANINTPGYQATEVLFEQQLADLDFNLNRLSDLKPQIHESDSRPALDEQIALGINNATQFRALIKGLNHKLAIMKMALHGSNQA
- a CDS encoding flagellar basal body P-ring protein FlgI; this translates as MMPELRKLFFIACLQLLVLNSFASVRLKSLAHLSGLQENPITGYGLVIGLAGSGDSHRNKDTTQAISNLLQSFGINISARDITSRNSAAVIITANLPANVHQGDKLDINVSSLGDAKSLLGGTLLITPLKGPDNHVYALAQGPISLGGFKYDLFGNVVQKNHPTSGIISGGAIVEKTLYNELVDKGGELHLILNHPDFTTADNVETAVNKRFGENTAIARSAQDIEIRPPAAAKHHYVRFISQLENIIIIPDNLPTVVVNERTGVVVAGADVKLDAVSISQGNLQIAIASDYKVSQPAMLFNSNSSIRTAITPSTNIEVKENAGQSIYLEQGATIADLITALNKVKISTRDMIAILESLKRAGALHAELIVQ
- a CDS encoding flagellar basal body L-ring protein FlgH — protein: MSFAIRETMMNKQFALLTSLVLVLSKPIEAANLYNDLNYRSLISDRSASAPGDLLTVIVLETSNAQTSADLASGKEIKTALEASYNQKRYDLRFGLSGKGHSKAQTGRNGKIKASLTVRIKTVCPNGSFELEGYQLIQINGEQQRILLSGIVRPEDISPQNTVLSTRIADAHISYTGDGSVSNSQRYNSIYKIMSFMGLV
- a CDS encoding flagellar hook-basal body protein, producing MSDALSIAASGLKSEEYFIDKIANDIANLNTPNYKASKLSFSDVLYQNIDSKHVQQSSIKIGLGTAIIKSTKDFSQGPLKAGTSWNDLAIDGNGFFQVLQADGSLAYTRSSSFSIDSEGYLCTADGLRLSDNIQIPEDYTDIIIQKNGDVEMMSGTDSEPQSLGTISLARFADPGRLNPVGSGLFQATADSGDCIVDNPGSNGMGQLLQKQIEASNVDMVASLMQLTMAQRVYQLNAKTVQIADELEKMINELRD
- a CDS encoding flagellar hook-basal body protein, yielding MLSAIKTTQIALLQDQYRLQMLSQNVSNLQTTGYKRQIIGSQGLPALDFPDFDTVVQQMASVSDFQQGTVAPSRQRSELAIGGKGFFQIQTTEGIYYTRRGDFHISQDGELVTENGGKLLGRNGPIRIDDKDFSINTRGEVFADKQPIDQIGLVDFTQPESLQYQGEGLYYSKESPQPAPEETTILQFSLEQSNVKSVDEMTEMLKISRHFEAVQRIMKTSNNLLSTAISQLGEGNV